A single Zootoca vivipara chromosome 1, rZooViv1.1, whole genome shotgun sequence DNA region contains:
- the TMEM229B gene encoding transmembrane protein 229B isoform X2 → MASAEPLTAFSRWYLYAIHGYFCEVMFTAAWEFVVNFNWKFPGVTSVWALFIYGTSILIVENMYLYLKDKCNILVRCLIYTLWTYTWEFTTGFILRQFDACPWDYSQFDLNFMGLITLEYAIPWFCAAVIMEQLVIKNTLRLRFDENAEPGSPTAAVTLANGHVKTN, encoded by the coding sequence ATGGCGTCTGCAGAACCCCTGACTGCTTTCTCCCGTTGGTACCTCTATGCTATTCATGGTTACTTCTGTGAGGTGATGTTCACAGCTGCTTGGGAGTTTGTGGTCAATTTCAactggaaattcccaggtgtcactAGCGTATGGGCACTCTTCATCTATGGAACTTCCATCCTCATTGTAGAAAATATGTACCTGTACCTGAAGGACAAGTGCAACATCCTAGTGCGCTGCCTGATTTACACCTTGTGGACGTATACTTGGGAGTTCACCACCGGCTTCATCCTGCGCCAGTTTGATGCCTGCCCTTGGGACTATTCACAGTTTGACTTGAACTTCATGGGCCTCATAACCCTGGAATATGCCATTCCATGGTTCTGTGCAGCAGTCATCATGGAACAGTTAGTCATCAAGAACACCCTGCGTTTGCGTTTTGATGAGAATGCTGAACCCGGGTCTCCTACTGCTGCTGTAACCTTGGCCAATGGCCATGTGAAAACTAACTGA
- the TMEM229B gene encoding transmembrane protein 229B isoform X1: MPVNVEESRQSSCWGLCGRMASAEPLTAFSRWYLYAIHGYFCEVMFTAAWEFVVNFNWKFPGVTSVWALFIYGTSILIVENMYLYLKDKCNILVRCLIYTLWTYTWEFTTGFILRQFDACPWDYSQFDLNFMGLITLEYAIPWFCAAVIMEQLVIKNTLRLRFDENAEPGSPTAAVTLANGHVKTN, translated from the coding sequence AGTTCCTGCTGGGGACTGTGCGGAAGGATGGCGTCTGCAGAACCCCTGACTGCTTTCTCCCGTTGGTACCTCTATGCTATTCATGGTTACTTCTGTGAGGTGATGTTCACAGCTGCTTGGGAGTTTGTGGTCAATTTCAactggaaattcccaggtgtcactAGCGTATGGGCACTCTTCATCTATGGAACTTCCATCCTCATTGTAGAAAATATGTACCTGTACCTGAAGGACAAGTGCAACATCCTAGTGCGCTGCCTGATTTACACCTTGTGGACGTATACTTGGGAGTTCACCACCGGCTTCATCCTGCGCCAGTTTGATGCCTGCCCTTGGGACTATTCACAGTTTGACTTGAACTTCATGGGCCTCATAACCCTGGAATATGCCATTCCATGGTTCTGTGCAGCAGTCATCATGGAACAGTTAGTCATCAAGAACACCCTGCGTTTGCGTTTTGATGAGAATGCTGAACCCGGGTCTCCTACTGCTGCTGTAACCTTGGCCAATGGCCATGTGAAAACTAACTGA